GAGGTGCTGGGGGTCGACCTGGACGAGCACATCGCCACCGTCATCGAGGCCCTCAAGCCCGTGGCCCGCGAGCTGGGCATCGCCGGTACCGACGCCTGAGGACGCACAAGAAGGGGCCATCCGGTCGGGTGGCCCCTTCGTCCTTCGCGCTATGCCCTACGCGTAGACGCCCATCTTGCGGGCGATCTCGTACAGGCGCTCGATGCGCTTGCGCACCGGCGGGTGCGTCTGGAACAGGCTGACGAACAGGTCCTCCTCGCCCTCCCGCCGGCCCCGCAGCGGGTTGACGATGAACAGGTGCGACGCCGCCGGCTGCACGTTCAGCGGCCGGCCCCGAGAGTAGGCCTCCAGCTTCTCCAGGGCACTCGCCAGCGACAGCGGCATCCCCGTTATCTGGGCGCCCGTGGCGTCCGCCTCGTACTCCCGCGCCCGCGAGATGGTCAGCCGGATGACGGTGGCGGCGATGGGCGCCAGGATGACCGTGGCCAGCAGCGCCAGCAGGTAAAGCCAGCCGCTGGCGTTGTCGCGGCTGCGGCCGTAGCCGCCCCAGAACAGCGTCCACTGCAGCATCCAGGCCACGAAGCT
This region of Dehalococcoidia bacterium genomic DNA includes:
- a CDS encoding M48 family metalloprotease, translated to SFVAWMLQWTLFWGGYGRSRDNASGWLYLLALLATVILAPIAATVIRLTISRAREYEADATGAQITGMPLSLASALEKLEAYSRGRPLNVQPAASHLFIVNPLRGRREGEEDLFVSLFQTHPPVRKRIERLYEIARKMGVYA